A genomic segment from Nitrospira sp. encodes:
- a CDS encoding Acyltransferase 3 encodes MSDMSAWPAVGALLLALGTAALLPRIGSPHSTAVPRYSSLDGLRGYLDFAVFLSHSSVWYGYLRSGMWSVPPSNFYTHLGQSSVAMFFMMTGFLFWSKLLDGRVQPIEWSRLYLSRVFRLVPLYLVTVMCLLLVSLYSAGFRLNEPISSLALHISKWLAFTIPGTAPINGFTETMPLAGVTWSLPYEWLFYVFLPLGSFCLRAGPPVPWLLFSVTAVVAFVMIMPDVQRPMLVAFGGGIAAAWIVRVAAIRSRLAHWAWGTVAVACFATTMWSCPTAYTVSAMVLLAGGFTIIACGNSLFGVLEWSPSVVLGEMGYSLYLLHSVVLFVAYRLLLGERASMLSSAEHWSVVFCLVPVLIVLCHVTFRLIEKPAMAAAPRCHAWLAARLT; translated from the coding sequence ATGAGCGACATGAGCGCATGGCCCGCAGTCGGAGCACTGCTGCTCGCGCTTGGAACCGCCGCCCTTCTCCCCCGGATCGGTTCGCCTCATAGCACAGCGGTCCCTCGATACTCGTCACTGGACGGGCTTCGAGGATATCTTGACTTTGCAGTGTTTCTCAGCCATTCATCGGTGTGGTATGGCTATCTGCGCTCCGGCATGTGGAGCGTGCCGCCGTCCAATTTTTATACGCACTTGGGGCAAAGCAGCGTTGCGATGTTTTTCATGATGACCGGGTTTCTCTTTTGGTCCAAGCTGTTGGATGGCCGCGTGCAACCGATTGAATGGTCACGGCTCTATCTATCCCGCGTCTTTCGACTGGTGCCGCTGTATTTGGTGACCGTGATGTGTTTATTGTTGGTCTCGCTGTACAGCGCCGGGTTCCGGCTCAACGAACCGATCTCTTCTCTTGCGCTGCATATCTCGAAATGGCTTGCCTTCACGATCCCCGGGACCGCTCCCATCAACGGATTTACCGAGACCATGCCGCTTGCCGGCGTGACCTGGTCTTTGCCTTATGAATGGCTGTTTTATGTGTTTCTCCCGCTCGGTTCTTTCTGTCTTCGTGCCGGTCCCCCTGTCCCCTGGCTGCTCTTCAGCGTCACGGCGGTCGTCGCGTTCGTGATGATCATGCCGGACGTTCAGCGGCCTATGCTGGTCGCATTCGGAGGCGGAATTGCCGCCGCATGGATCGTGCGTGTCGCCGCAATACGCAGTCGTCTTGCCCATTGGGCATGGGGGACCGTTGCCGTCGCCTGTTTTGCAACGACCATGTGGTCGTGTCCAACGGCCTATACCGTTTCAGCCATGGTGTTATTGGCTGGCGGGTTCACGATTATCGCCTGCGGAAATTCCCTCTTTGGCGTCCTGGAATGGTCTCCGTCCGTCGTGTTGGGCGAAATGGGATACAGCTTGTATCTGTTACACAGCGTGGTGTTGTTTGTCGCCTATCGGCTGTTGCTCGGCGAACGAGCATCGATGCTCTCGTCTGCCGAACATTGGTCCGTTGTGTTCTGCCTCGTTCCCGTCCTGATTGTACTCTGTCACGTGACGTTTCGCCTGATTGAAAAGCCGGCAATGGCCGCCGCACCACGTTGCCATGCTTGGCTGGCCGCTCGCCTGACCTAG
- a CDS encoding L,L-diaminopimelate aminotransferase, DapL2 type translates to MSGFPIEYATRIKTLPPYLFAAIDKMKQEAIARGVDIINLGIGDPDLPTPDPIIESLSRAAKNPKHHQYPSYEGMLAFRKAVADWYRRRFNVTLDPADEVLTLIGSKEGIGHIHLAFVDPGDIVLVPSPGYPVYPVGTSFAGGASHIMPLTKANGFLPDLNAIPKDVAKKAKLMWLNSPNNPTSVIMTKDYFKRVVAFAQEHQVIVCHDAAYSEIYYDGKRPASFMEIDGAKDVGVEFHSLSKTYNMTGWRIGFVVGNKDVLAGLGKVKSNLDSGVFEAVQAAGITALGLDDSVTDGIRKVYQERRDTLVPGLKQLGLDVDAPPAAFYVWVTVPKGYDSASCTAHLLEKAGIVTTPGNGFGAPGEGYIRMTVCTTKERLAEAVERIRKAGF, encoded by the coding sequence ATGTCCGGTTTTCCGATCGAATACGCCACCCGCATCAAGACGCTGCCTCCCTATCTGTTCGCCGCCATCGACAAGATGAAGCAGGAGGCGATTGCGCGCGGCGTCGATATCATCAACCTCGGCATCGGCGACCCGGACCTGCCGACCCCCGACCCGATCATCGAGAGCCTGAGCCGAGCGGCCAAGAACCCGAAGCACCATCAATATCCGTCCTATGAAGGCATGCTCGCATTCCGCAAGGCGGTCGCCGATTGGTACCGACGCCGGTTCAATGTCACGCTCGATCCGGCTGATGAAGTCTTGACCTTGATCGGGTCGAAAGAAGGGATCGGGCACATTCACCTGGCCTTCGTCGATCCCGGCGACATCGTCCTGGTGCCCAGCCCCGGCTATCCGGTCTATCCGGTCGGGACGAGTTTCGCCGGCGGCGCCTCACACATCATGCCGCTCACGAAGGCCAACGGCTTCCTGCCCGATTTGAACGCCATCCCCAAGGACGTGGCGAAGAAGGCCAAGTTGATGTGGTTGAATTCGCCGAACAATCCGACGTCGGTCATCATGACGAAGGATTATTTCAAGCGGGTGGTCGCATTCGCACAGGAACACCAGGTAATCGTCTGCCATGACGCGGCCTATTCCGAGATCTACTACGATGGCAAGCGACCGGCGAGCTTTATGGAAATCGACGGCGCCAAGGATGTGGGCGTGGAGTTTCATTCGCTTTCGAAAACCTACAACATGACGGGCTGGCGCATCGGCTTCGTCGTCGGCAATAAGGACGTGTTGGCGGGGCTCGGCAAGGTGAAGAGCAACCTGGACTCGGGCGTGTTCGAAGCGGTGCAGGCAGCCGGCATCACGGCGTTGGGATTGGACGATTCGGTCACCGACGGGATCCGGAAGGTTTATCAGGAACGGCGCGACACTCTCGTGCCGGGGTTGAAACAATTGGGGCTGGACGTCGATGCGCCGCCCGCCGCCTTTTACGTGTGGGTGACGGTGCCGAAGGGCTACGACTCCGCTTCATGCACGGCCCATCTGCTGGAGAAGGCCGGCATCGTGACGACGCCGGGCAACGGCTTCGGCGCGCCGGGTGAGGGGTATATCCGCATGACGGTCTGTACGACGAAAGAACGGTTGGCTGAAGCGGTGGAACGAATCCGCAAGGCGGGGTTTTAG
- a CDS encoding 2-amino-4-hydroxy-6-hydroxymethyldihydropteridine pyrophosphokinase codes for MATAFIGFGSNLGNRIDFCDRAVTLLSLLPHSRLDAVSSLYETEPVEDGAAPGPDWFLNGVAQVETDIVPASLLDMCREIERALGRDPDNRRGPRTLDLDLLLYDDRILDEPTLTLPHPRLHQRRFVLAPLVELDPDRRHPVLGLSLRDLLAQLADSPVVRLLNPQPNARYGSRPACNPPPVAGPRA; via the coding sequence ATGGCCACTGCCTTCATCGGTTTCGGATCCAATCTGGGCAACCGGATCGACTTTTGTGACCGGGCTGTGACCCTGCTGAGCCTCCTGCCCCATTCACGCCTCGACGCGGTGTCTTCACTGTATGAGACCGAACCGGTCGAGGACGGAGCGGCTCCTGGTCCTGATTGGTTCTTGAACGGCGTGGCACAGGTCGAAACGGACATTGTGCCCGCAAGCCTCTTGGACATGTGCCGTGAGATCGAACGGGCATTGGGGCGGGATCCCGACAATCGCAGGGGACCTCGCACGCTCGACCTCGACCTGTTGTTGTACGACGATCGCATACTCGACGAGCCGACCCTGACCCTTCCGCATCCGCGCCTGCACCAGCGACGATTCGTCCTCGCCCCGCTGGTCGAACTCGATCCGGACCGGCGACATCCGGTTCTTGGGCTGAGCCTGCGCGACCTCCTGGCGCAACTCGCCGATTCGCCGGTCGTTCGCCTACTCAATCCTCAGCCGAACGCTCGTTACGGATCGCGTCCCGCCTGCAATCCACCTCCGGTCGCTGGACCTCGCGCGTGA
- a CDS encoding Pantoate--beta-alanine ligase produces MATWSRRLHREGVTVGFVPTMGALHDGHRALIRAARLACDAVVVSIFVNPTQFGPAEDLSKYPRRLGLDRALCRSEGVDVVFAPDTRAMYPPGTETVVTVPTVARRWEGATRPHHFQGVATIVTKLLCLVQPDVTWFGQKDYQQAALVQRLVKDLNLPGRLIVHPTVREADGLAMSSRNVYLSAAHRQAAPVLYRALQAGAAAIRAGERRSMRIRRRMALVVEQEPLATSNYLAVCDPLTLEPLSTIQRKAVLLGAVRIGGVRLLDNLLVSFRRKASRRQVTKSEGG; encoded by the coding sequence ATGGCAACCTGGAGTCGCCGGCTTCATCGTGAAGGCGTCACGGTCGGGTTCGTTCCGACGATGGGGGCCTTGCATGACGGCCATCGCGCCTTGATCCGAGCCGCCCGTTTGGCCTGCGATGCGGTGGTCGTGAGCATCTTCGTGAACCCGACGCAGTTCGGCCCGGCCGAAGACCTTTCCAAATATCCACGTCGGCTCGGACTCGATCGGGCGTTGTGCCGATCTGAAGGCGTCGATGTGGTGTTTGCGCCCGATACGCGGGCGATGTATCCCCCCGGCACTGAGACCGTCGTGACGGTCCCGACCGTTGCGCGGCGTTGGGAAGGGGCGACGCGACCGCACCATTTTCAAGGAGTGGCGACCATCGTCACCAAATTGCTCTGCCTCGTTCAGCCTGATGTCACCTGGTTCGGCCAGAAGGACTATCAGCAGGCGGCCTTGGTACAACGGTTGGTGAAGGACCTCAACCTGCCGGGACGCCTAATCGTCCATCCGACCGTGCGGGAGGCCGACGGGTTGGCGATGAGTTCCCGCAATGTCTACCTTTCGGCTGCTCACCGACAGGCTGCCCCGGTGCTCTACCGCGCGCTTCAAGCCGGGGCGGCGGCCATTCGCGCCGGAGAGCGGCGCAGCATGCGAATCAGGCGCCGCATGGCTCTGGTCGTGGAGCAGGAACCGCTGGCGACTTCGAACTATCTCGCCGTCTGCGACCCCCTCACCCTTGAACCTCTCTCCACGATTCAGCGCAAGGCCGTTTTGCTCGGTGCCGTCCGCATCGGGGGCGTGCGGTTGCTCGACAATCTGTTGGTGTCATTCCGCCGCAAGGCCTCAAGGCGCCAAGTGACCAAGTCTGAAGGGGGCTAG
- a CDS encoding DNA recombination protein RmuC, with protein MIDLHSTTFLIGIAVGLMVGVLLAGWWVTFRVQSRLHAQLIESGERAQRADVLAASLRQQLDDRSAEVGQLRLALTESQQAKTKAETRMEEVARSLEDQKVMLVHARQELLESFEALSGQALKQNNEAFLNLARASFATLQAEAKGELSQRQQAIDDLVKPLEEALRRYEEQLRQAEQIRQREYGGLDQQLKFMAESHQRLQQETGNLVKALRTPSVRGRWGEMTLRRVAELAGMVAHCDFVEQDTVGSMEGLLRPDMVVYLPGGRQIVVDAKTVLAAYLDAYESQDDQQRQAHLLRHAGQVRTRMDALSLKAYWTQFAQAPEFVVLFLPGEQFLGAALEQDPTLIEDGFAQGVVLATPTTLMALLRAVAYGWRQEQLTEHAEQAGRLGKDLYERMAVLTDHLNDIGQSLGKSVAAYNKAVGSLESRVLPAARKFKELGISSEKEIGSLEAADIVPRTGLPCTEDNVRASG; from the coding sequence ATGATCGATCTTCACTCCACGACATTCCTGATCGGTATCGCTGTCGGCCTGATGGTGGGTGTTTTGCTCGCCGGTTGGTGGGTGACGTTCCGTGTCCAATCGCGTCTCCATGCGCAGTTGATCGAGAGCGGGGAACGGGCGCAGCGGGCCGATGTGCTGGCCGCGTCACTGCGACAACAGCTGGATGACCGGTCCGCAGAGGTAGGACAGTTGCGGCTAGCACTGACCGAGTCTCAGCAAGCCAAGACGAAGGCCGAGACACGCATGGAGGAAGTTGCACGCAGTCTGGAGGATCAAAAGGTCATGTTGGTGCATGCGCGACAGGAGCTGCTCGAATCCTTCGAGGCGCTGTCGGGCCAAGCCTTGAAACAGAATAACGAGGCCTTTTTGAATCTCGCGCGCGCGTCGTTTGCGACGTTGCAGGCTGAGGCCAAGGGAGAATTGTCGCAGCGGCAACAGGCGATCGATGATCTGGTGAAGCCGCTGGAGGAGGCACTGCGCCGCTACGAAGAACAACTGCGGCAGGCCGAGCAGATCAGGCAGCGGGAGTACGGCGGACTGGATCAACAGTTGAAGTTCATGGCCGAATCGCACCAGCGGCTCCAGCAGGAAACCGGCAATTTGGTCAAGGCCTTGCGGACTCCGTCCGTGCGCGGTCGTTGGGGGGAGATGACCTTGCGTCGCGTAGCCGAACTCGCAGGCATGGTCGCCCATTGCGATTTCGTCGAACAGGATACGGTAGGATCAATGGAAGGGCTCTTGCGTCCCGACATGGTCGTGTATCTGCCGGGCGGCAGACAGATCGTGGTCGATGCCAAAACGGTGCTGGCTGCGTACCTCGACGCCTATGAGTCGCAGGACGATCAGCAGCGGCAGGCGCATTTGCTCCGACATGCCGGCCAGGTACGGACGAGGATGGATGCGCTCAGTCTCAAGGCCTATTGGACTCAGTTTGCGCAGGCGCCCGAATTCGTCGTGCTCTTTCTGCCCGGCGAACAATTTCTCGGTGCGGCGTTGGAGCAGGACCCCACGCTGATCGAAGACGGGTTTGCACAGGGCGTCGTGCTGGCGACGCCGACTACGCTGATGGCGCTCCTGCGTGCGGTGGCCTATGGCTGGAGGCAGGAACAATTGACCGAACATGCCGAACAGGCCGGCCGGCTGGGGAAAGACCTGTATGAACGGATGGCGGTCCTGACCGACCACCTCAACGACATCGGCCAGTCCCTCGGGAAAAGCGTCGCGGCCTACAACAAGGCGGTCGGCTCGCTGGAATCAAGGGTGTTGCCGGCGGCGCGAAAGTTCAAAGAGTTGGGGATTTCATCGGAGAAAGAGATCGGATCGCTGGAAGCCGCCGATATCGTACCGAGGACCGGGCTTCCGTGTACGGAGGACAATGTGAGGGCATCGGGATGA
- a CDS encoding Phosphoenolpyruvate synthase, which translates to MADPLILSLEESHDPRLVGGKAAGLAKLLAAGFAVPRGICVTTTLYRRCMEAAGLDVTELWKKALGSSDTQRARHRARIQGLLLEQPWPAGFRTELDGWLTSLTDRPSIRWAVRSSATNEDATETSAAGLYRTALGQLPQEVLRAIHDCWMSLWDEQVFRYLLRFGTEQACPAMAVVIQPMLDANIAGVAYSIHPVTGRTTQVVISSVPGLASSLVDGDVTPDQYVVEVGESLRPMLVRRRLLAEKPWKMVMTAEGVQPEQIPALERQGSSLSDEQLFELARLAKQIEAAFRCPVDVEWVWNNERLWIVQARPTTGVKPSHGLTNDDCAWTRANFKETMPELPSPLGLSFLARFMEAYIVAPYRRFGCTIPEGLSSVRLLHGRPYLNVTLFYSLVVQLHGDPAYVTEQMGGEPLTFTPAVRPLGPLALARAGLGMVWEWRRVTTQAPENFAAMKQMAETYRPDRIEHLSAQELSIALDNLGRWLDGHEITFGIAGGVAQCLQAMGKCLPEWLGSDWRALLNASVQGQKNVISAQQIVRLAELVAVVQREPSVQRRFQTETWTVGGLREAFRGTEFLRLFEQYLADYGHRAVGESDIMSPRIADQPEVIVALLQQQVRSGETASPEEMLSRQVRRREEALAEIKRRFGRWCHRWIVFRWWYRRLVRFCALREENRHHLMYYSAAARHLLLRLGERMVEQGTLTLREDVFYLTLDEQTALVVGPTRDWKGLVRNRREERLRNEAMQVPDTVRDWQEAADQGNLPGDLGRDGVLRGIAVSAGLVSGPVRVVRSTADWKRVQVGDILVVPVIDPGMVPLFGMVAGVVAEMGGTLSHGAIIAREYGLPAMVNVPYATSLLYENEQIQMDSASGTIRRSVT; encoded by the coding sequence ATGGCTGATCCACTGATCCTTTCCCTGGAGGAAAGTCACGATCCCCGTCTCGTCGGCGGCAAGGCAGCAGGCTTGGCGAAGCTGCTCGCAGCAGGTTTTGCGGTGCCGCGAGGCATCTGTGTCACGACAACCCTCTATCGCCGTTGCATGGAAGCAGCCGGACTCGATGTGACGGAGCTGTGGAAGAAGGCGTTGGGTTCGTCAGATACGCAACGAGCGCGGCATCGAGCCAGGATTCAAGGGCTGTTGCTGGAGCAGCCATGGCCGGCTGGATTCCGGACCGAATTAGACGGATGGCTGACGAGCCTTACAGACAGGCCCTCGATTCGTTGGGCCGTGCGTTCTTCCGCCACCAATGAAGATGCGACAGAGACGAGCGCCGCAGGCCTCTACCGCACGGCGCTCGGACAGCTGCCGCAGGAAGTGCTGCGCGCCATTCATGACTGCTGGATGTCCCTGTGGGACGAACAGGTGTTTCGATACCTGTTGCGGTTCGGGACGGAACAAGCCTGCCCGGCGATGGCCGTGGTGATTCAACCCATGCTCGATGCAAACATTGCGGGCGTGGCCTACTCGATTCACCCGGTCACCGGGCGAACCACTCAGGTGGTAATCAGCTCCGTGCCCGGTCTTGCCTCGTCGCTCGTGGATGGGGACGTTACGCCGGATCAGTATGTCGTGGAGGTAGGGGAATCACTTCGGCCGATGCTGGTCCGTCGGCGTCTCTTGGCCGAGAAACCATGGAAGATGGTGATGACAGCGGAGGGGGTGCAACCGGAACAAATTCCGGCCCTTGAACGACAGGGATCGTCCTTGTCCGACGAGCAACTCTTCGAGCTGGCTCGACTGGCAAAACAAATCGAGGCGGCGTTCCGCTGTCCGGTCGATGTTGAATGGGTGTGGAATAACGAACGACTGTGGATCGTACAGGCCCGTCCGACCACAGGGGTGAAACCGTCGCATGGGCTGACGAACGATGATTGTGCATGGACGAGGGCCAACTTCAAGGAAACCATGCCGGAGTTGCCGAGTCCACTCGGACTCTCGTTTCTTGCACGATTCATGGAGGCCTACATTGTCGCTCCCTATCGTCGCTTCGGTTGTACGATTCCAGAAGGGCTTTCGTCGGTGCGCCTGTTGCACGGACGCCCCTACCTCAACGTGACCCTGTTTTACTCGCTGGTCGTGCAGCTTCACGGGGATCCCGCGTATGTGACCGAACAGATGGGCGGCGAGCCCCTGACCTTCACCCCTGCTGTGCGACCGCTCGGGCCACTCGCCCTCGCCCGTGCCGGTCTCGGCATGGTGTGGGAATGGCGCAGGGTGACGACGCAGGCACCCGAAAATTTTGCTGCCATGAAACAGATGGCGGAGACCTACCGGCCGGATCGCATCGAGCACCTCTCGGCACAGGAACTGTCCATAGCCCTCGACAACCTGGGACGATGGCTCGATGGGCACGAAATCACCTTCGGCATTGCCGGGGGCGTGGCTCAATGTCTCCAGGCGATGGGCAAGTGTCTGCCTGAGTGGCTCGGTTCGGACTGGCGAGCGTTGCTCAATGCCTCTGTGCAAGGCCAGAAAAACGTGATCAGTGCGCAACAGATTGTGCGGCTGGCCGAACTTGTTGCGGTCGTGCAGAGAGAACCGTCGGTCCAACGCCGGTTCCAGACGGAGACCTGGACGGTAGGCGGACTTCGAGAAGCATTCAGGGGTACAGAATTTCTTCGATTGTTCGAACAGTACCTTGCCGACTATGGCCATCGCGCGGTCGGAGAATCCGATATCATGTCTCCGCGCATCGCGGATCAGCCGGAGGTCATTGTGGCGCTGTTGCAGCAGCAGGTACGTTCAGGTGAAACGGCCTCTCCCGAGGAGATGTTGTCGCGGCAAGTCCGGCGGCGCGAGGAGGCGCTGGCTGAGATCAAGCGACGATTCGGTCGGTGGTGTCACCGCTGGATCGTCTTTCGTTGGTGGTATCGGCGGCTGGTCCGATTTTGTGCCCTGCGAGAGGAAAATCGTCATCACTTGATGTATTACTCCGCCGCGGCGCGCCATCTTCTGCTCCGTCTCGGAGAACGAATGGTGGAACAGGGAACCCTGACTCTACGCGAGGATGTGTTTTATCTCACCCTGGACGAACAAACCGCTCTGGTCGTGGGACCAACACGCGACTGGAAGGGCCTTGTGAGGAATCGTCGCGAAGAGCGTCTACGAAACGAGGCCATGCAGGTGCCGGATACCGTTCGGGATTGGCAAGAGGCTGCCGATCAAGGCAATCTGCCGGGCGACCTGGGAAGGGACGGGGTCTTACGCGGGATTGCCGTCAGTGCCGGGCTGGTCAGCGGTCCGGTGCGGGTGGTTCGATCGACCGCTGATTGGAAGCGCGTGCAAGTCGGTGACATTTTGGTCGTGCCGGTCATCGATCCCGGCATGGTTCCGCTCTTCGGCATGGTTGCCGGCGTAGTGGCGGAGATGGGAGGAACACTGTCGCACGGCGCGATCATCGCTCGGGAGTACGGCCTTCCGGCCATGGTCAATGTGCCCTACGCCACCAGTCTTTTATACGAAAACGAACAGATTCAGATGGATAGTGCGAGCGGCACGATCCGACGATCGGTCACTTGA
- a CDS encoding D-glycerate 2-kinase, whose amino-acid sequence MQIGVPQPGTRALLTGLLQAGLRAVDPYEAVCRQVRLQRGRLTIGSRQYSLRKQHRIVVVGAGKASARMAQALEHRLGARIDTGLVVVKYGHGAPTKKIRIVEAGHPVPDAPGVQAGCAILKLIRTLTPDDLLIVLLSGGASSLLPAPASGISLRDKQQTTKLLLRSGATIQEMNAVRKHLSQVKGGQLAAATAAPVASLILSDVIGNDLGTIGSGPTAPDPTTFREAWAILERYRVTTHVPASVRRRLQAGIGKIVTETPKVGASLFRRVQNVLIGDNQAAVDAVVKAAKKEGLHRLVLSTTVTGEAREIAQLFGAMAREIAVRGRPVRRPCCVIAGGETTVTVRGQGWGGRAQEFALAAAMEIAGLPDVWVIGFATDGTDGPTSVAGAVVDGETVARAKKGKLNLLRALQDNDAYAFFKKLDGHIVTGPTGTNVNDLYLLLAL is encoded by the coding sequence ATGCAAATCGGTGTCCCGCAGCCTGGAACCAGAGCCCTCCTCACCGGGCTTTTGCAGGCGGGACTGCGGGCGGTCGATCCCTACGAGGCGGTCTGCCGCCAAGTCCGATTGCAGCGGGGCCGACTCACCATCGGCTCGCGGCAGTACTCTCTCCGGAAACAACATCGAATCGTGGTCGTCGGGGCGGGGAAGGCCTCGGCTCGCATGGCCCAGGCATTGGAGCATCGGCTGGGAGCGCGAATCGACACAGGCTTGGTGGTGGTGAAATACGGCCACGGCGCACCGACGAAGAAGATTCGCATCGTAGAAGCCGGGCATCCGGTCCCGGATGCTCCAGGTGTTCAGGCTGGCTGCGCGATCCTGAAGTTGATCCGGACGCTGACGCCGGACGACCTCCTCATCGTGCTCCTGTCCGGCGGAGCATCGAGTCTCCTGCCAGCACCGGCTTCTGGCATCAGTCTCAGGGACAAACAGCAAACCACCAAGTTGTTACTTCGGTCCGGGGCGACGATCCAGGAGATGAACGCCGTCCGCAAGCATCTCTCTCAAGTGAAGGGGGGACAACTTGCGGCTGCCACCGCCGCCCCGGTGGCAAGCCTGATTCTGTCCGACGTGATCGGAAACGACCTCGGCACCATCGGGTCCGGTCCGACCGCTCCGGATCCCACCACGTTCCGTGAGGCCTGGGCGATTCTTGAACGATACCGAGTGACGACGCATGTTCCCGCATCCGTGCGCCGCCGGTTGCAGGCGGGGATCGGCAAGATTGTGACAGAAACACCAAAGGTCGGAGCGTCGCTTTTTCGCCGTGTGCAGAACGTGCTCATCGGAGACAATCAGGCGGCGGTCGATGCCGTCGTGAAGGCAGCGAAGAAGGAGGGACTGCACAGGCTGGTCCTCTCGACGACCGTGACGGGAGAGGCGCGAGAGATTGCTCAATTGTTCGGTGCCATGGCACGGGAAATTGCCGTACGCGGACGTCCTGTTCGCCGCCCCTGCTGCGTGATCGCAGGCGGAGAAACCACTGTGACGGTCCGGGGGCAGGGGTGGGGCGGACGGGCTCAGGAATTTGCCTTGGCGGCGGCAATGGAAATCGCCGGGTTGCCTGATGTGTGGGTGATCGGCTTCGCCACCGACGGCACGGACGGGCCGACTTCCGTGGCGGGGGCGGTTGTGGATGGTGAGACCGTCGCGCGGGCGAAGAAAGGGAAACTGAATCTGCTTCGGGCGCTCCAGGACAACGATGCCTACGCCTTCTTCAAGAAACTCGACGGCCATATCGTGACCGGTCCTACCGGGACCAATGTGAACGACCTTTACCTCCTCCTCGCGCTGTAG
- a CDS encoding Membrane-bound lytic murein transglycosylase D: MRHKEWGVRLLVLCFLALGLALLFGEVFVTPKTAASVASDPKPDDVRSSLDSERAEGATTNEPEAASELEDRLVILPEIKREGERFFLSSFKLPDKLTFAGQPIPLDNWQVRERIEYEFYQFLEDQGESIILAKRTGRCFAPAEKQLADAGLPDDLKYMLLVESKCIAAAYSRAKASGPWQFINSTGKRYKLHSDRWLDERRNLEMSTEAAIKYLRYLKDLQQGDWFLAMASYNAGEDRVRKLIKEQKVNDFWHMHGPRETMRYVPRIIAAKEIYSQPEKYLGLTKKDLYPPLETETVTVTIKEPQRRLTSIAEEYGTYFLELKMLNPEFTKDYLPKGTYQVKVPRQTCPSRCFKQDKLP, encoded by the coding sequence ATGCGGCACAAGGAGTGGGGGGTACGGCTGCTCGTATTATGTTTTCTGGCGCTTGGACTGGCGCTGCTGTTTGGGGAGGTGTTCGTGACGCCAAAAACTGCGGCGTCGGTCGCGTCGGATCCCAAACCGGACGACGTTCGCAGCAGCCTGGACTCGGAACGGGCCGAGGGCGCGACAACGAACGAGCCCGAGGCGGCGTCCGAGCTTGAAGATCGGTTGGTCATTCTTCCCGAGATCAAGCGGGAGGGTGAACGATTTTTCCTTAGTTCCTTCAAGTTGCCGGACAAATTGACATTCGCCGGCCAGCCGATTCCCCTGGACAATTGGCAGGTCAGGGAGCGCATCGAATATGAGTTTTATCAGTTCCTCGAAGATCAGGGCGAAAGCATCATTTTGGCGAAACGGACGGGCCGTTGTTTTGCACCGGCCGAAAAACAGCTGGCCGATGCCGGATTACCGGACGATTTGAAATACATGTTGTTGGTCGAGAGTAAGTGCATCGCCGCCGCCTACTCGCGAGCTAAAGCTTCCGGTCCCTGGCAATTCATCAACTCCACAGGGAAACGCTACAAGTTGCACAGTGATCGTTGGCTCGATGAACGCCGCAACCTTGAAATGTCCACCGAAGCGGCCATCAAGTACCTGCGCTACCTCAAGGACCTGCAACAGGGCGACTGGTTCCTGGCGATGGCCTCCTACAATGCCGGCGAGGATCGCGTGCGTAAATTGATCAAGGAGCAGAAGGTCAATGATTTCTGGCACATGCACGGCCCACGAGAAACCATGCGGTATGTGCCGCGGATCATTGCGGCGAAGGAAATCTATTCCCAGCCTGAAAAGTACCTCGGTCTGACCAAGAAGGATCTCTATCCTCCGTTGGAGACGGAAACGGTCACGGTAACGATCAAGGAGCCGCAACGCCGCCTCACGTCGATTGCCGAGGAGTACGGCACCTATTTCCTCGAATTGAAGATGCTCAATCCGGAGTTCACAAAGGACTACTTGCCAAAGGGAACCTACCAGGTTAAGGTGCCGCGACAAACCTGTCCGAGTCGCTGTTTCAAACAAGACAAACTGCCGTAG